The genomic segment TATCCTTATGATATCTATCATTATGGCATCGGCCCCCTGCGTGAGGTTGCAGGCTCTTCGGAACCTTGTTTTTATGGACTCCCTAAGATCCCCAGGAGAGTCAGCAGCCAGCTCCAGCGGGCTGGGAAGCTCTGGGCCTGGAGTCAGGAGGCCGGAGCCCAAGCATCGGCTACCACGCCTCACTGGGGATCTGAGGACAAGTCACTGCACACTCCCCTCGCCACTAAAGTGAGGCATTTCACGCCCACTCTGGCACCTTCCAGCATCAAATAAgcaaaggccttttttttttttttttttaactataaagGGCTGTGCCCCAGCAGGAATTTTCCTTATCTTCCCTCAGTCTCCTCCTGGGAAAGTCCTGCCCTCCCCTCGGCCCCTGAGCCTTTTCTCCAGCGGCAGTGGCTGAGCCCAGCATCTCCGAGACACACTGAAGGCGCCCAGCTGTATGTTACTCCAAAGGGGACACTTCCTCGGAGCAGAACAGGGGCCCTGACTTTCAAAGACCACCAGCCCATATCTCTGCCTTTGCCCACTTCTGGGTCCAAAGTTGTGAGGCCTCTCAGggatttctcctttctcttttcccaatAGCCTGGGATGCCCTGAGAGTCTTCTGGGCTCTGCTGTGACCTCAGGAAAACCCCAGAGCCATTAAATACTAAAAATCTTGGCGCCTGCGTCATCGCAGCAGTCAGCTGCAGCTAGAGCTTGGCCCTAGGACTCTGGACACTTACCTCTTCTTTTCCCAGCAACACACAGAAGTGTACATTCCACCGGAACCAAGCCAATTACAAGGTTCCAAAGGCAGGAGTTCAGTTCCCGGCTCCACCAGCTGCCCTTCCCCAGGCTCGGTTCCCTGCGCCCTGAAACGGACTGGGAACTGCATGTGAGAGAACACGTGTTCAGCGCTAGCACCTGGCGAGGACCGGCTCTGACTCAATGTCGGTGCTTCCCAGGGGAGTGTCCAGGCCTGGCACAGAACAGGAGCCCAGGGAGAGTTGCCCACTGTGCAGGGCTAAGCGAGGACCTGTCTGGGATGCCTTGGGGATGTTGGTCTCATTTACGCCCCTGCTCCTTTTACATCAGCTGTCCCTACCCTTGCCTCGAGTCCCTATCCATAGTGGCCCACTGATGGCCATCTTGCATGTGTGCATAGCTCTTCACAGTTGGATTGCATCTCGGGGAGCATCCATCAGCTCTAGTGAGGGGGTCAGGACAAGAATACTGCTTTGTGGTTCAGAGGACGAGGCTGAGGCCTGGAGCGGGGTGGCAAGGGGCCCCCTCTCTGGAGGGGTTGTGTTTGAGCTTCCAGTTACATAAGCAGGAGCTCATGAGAGGCCATTTGGCATTTAATAGGTACATTGTATAATGTACCCTGTTGGGAACCAAAGGGTAATCTCTGGGCCTTTTTTTGTGCTTGTGTTATTTGTTTAAACCCCAGGAAGGGTGGGTATGAGCAGATCAGCTTAGCAGAGAAGGTGGGGCCCTGAGTGGTAATGAATCCCTGTGGTAAGAAGCTCTCACTCAGGGGAACAAAGGGTGCCCGAagcaaattaattattttccttttggttcCAGACATTGGAACACTCTACCCCGCCACAGTTGGGACCAAGCCCAGGATGCACCTGGGCTAGATTTAATCCTCAAATTGGGTTCTACAATAGAAAGGCGTGGGAGAGGAGGGACCCCatagcagggcaggggagaagagCCCCACTTCTTCCTGTCCCCATGCAGAGCCAGTGTGTGGATCAGGTAGCTGCCCCTTTAAAGTTTCATGGAGGGCTGGTAATACTATCGTGTTGCTCCTGCCACATCCACCCCAGTCTAGAAGGTGGGCAGGTCCCTGATCCATCCCTCCCTGAAGGccagtgggagggtgggggcgggaagACAGGGCAGGGGTGCAGAGCGGGGCCATCCCAGATGAAGAGACCTACTGGAGTGAGGCTGGGTGCCTTCCATCTCCCGGACTGAGTGGCTGCTATGTGGTGGGAGGGGACAACCAGAGACTGTCCAGTTAGATGCTTTTGGCGCTCACCCCGTTCCTCGTCCTCCCATGAGCATCACAGGGCTACAGAGGGTGTGCGCACAGGCTTTGGACCAGACagatgtgtgtgggtgtgaggaTCAAATGTGACAGTGTACGTGTAGTGCCTGACGTGTGTGGCAGCTACGGTGTAATTGTACAGGGATGGGAACGGCCAGGAGGGGGAATGGGGCTTGTATCATAGCACGTGTCGGGAAAAAGCCCCTTGGATCTTATTTCTCCACCAGCCTCCTTGCCAGTCCTGCCAGAGGCAGCAGGTGAAAACAGAGGAATTGGAATCGAGCAGGCCTGGGTTCTAATTCTGCCCTGCTTTTTACTAGTTGGGGCAAACCCTTTTCCTCTTTGAGCCTCTATTTCTTTATCTATATAATGGGAGAACCAGCCTGGCTGCTTAGGTTAAAGGAAGAGCCAGAGAGGGGTGATACCTATATTATCTGTAGGTAGAGATAGAACAAAGGGTAAGGGACTTGGGGCGGATATTCCAGAGCCCATCAGGAAGTCTAGACAATTGGAATAAAGGATCCTGCCTCTGGAGGACAGGCCAGGTGAGGGGGCTTAGGACTGTGGACTTGTCCATTGTCACCCACTAAAGAGGTAAGGTAGAGCCAGCCCTTGGGGAGAGGCCTTGATCTGGGAGGCTGACACGTGAGTCTCAGGCACGGCTCAACCACTGCCAAACCGTGACAGCGAGCCTTGCTTCCTCTGTGCTCCATCTGGTTCCCCTCCCAGTTACTCATGGCCAGGCGTGACTTTCTGAACCTCTCTAAGTCTCAATTCCCTCTTCATGAAGCAGTGACAGAAATTTCTACCTTGCaattttttccaaagatttttaaaatttatttttagacagagggagagaaacatcaatgtgtggttgcctctggcatgcccccaactggggacctggccggcaacacaggcatgtgccctgactgggaatcgaactggcaaccctttggttcgcaggctggtgctcaatccactgagccacaccagccagggcctacctTGCAATTTTTGTGGTTGTGAGCATGAAGTGAGTCGGTGTAATGAGGCAGCTAGCACAGCACATGGCACATGTTCAgcaccctgaccctgacccctaACCTGTAAGCGCCTCCCTGGTAGGGCCTGGACCAAGATCAGCCCATGGACCCTAGATCGCCAGAGCCCTGGAGGCCAGCTAAACCATCTACTCTAACGGGTTTCCAGTGGGGTTTGTTAACATCCCGCAGCAGAGATGGTGAGCAGGCATGGAGGGTTCCaggcccccaccctcccttcagCCAGAACCAGCCCACTTTCATCTGCTAATCTTATTTAAGATAGGGTTCTGCCGCTTCCAGTTGAAAATCCACCAGTCTGGCCTCACCCTCTTTACCCCACCAAGGCCTGAGAGTAACAGGGATGAGGAACTATTTGAGGAGGAGTATTTAGGAAAGGCATCCTGGGAGGACAGGGTGCAAGTGGACCTTTCAGCTGTGCCTAGACATACTGACTGGTGTCCTGTGGGTGGGGTTAGAACCATCTGGAATGGGGTGCCTTCTGTCAACCCTCACCTATGGCTCTCTTTCTAGCCCCCACCATGCTGTGGCCCCTGCTGCTGTTGCTGGCTGTGCGTGGGGTCCAGACGACCCGACCATGCTTCCCCGGGTGCCAGTGTGAGGTGGAGACCTTCGGCCTCTTTGATAGCTTCAGCCTGACGCGAGTAGATTGCAGCGGCCTGGGCCCCCACATCATGCCCGTGCCCATCCCTCTAGACACAACTCACCTGGACCTGTCCTCCAACCGGCTAGAGACCGTGAACGAGTCGGTGTTGGCAGGGCCAGGCTATACCACACTGGCCGGCCTGGATCTCAGCCACAACCTGCTCACCAGCATCTCGCCCACTGCCTTCTCCCGCCTTCGCTACCTGGAGTCACTCGACCTCAGCCATAATGGCCTGGCAGCCCTGCCTGTGGACAGCTTCACCAGCTTGCCCCTGAGTGACGTGAACCTCAGCCACAACCGGCTCCGTGAGGTCCCGGTGTCTGCCTTCACTACccacagccagggcaggggcctgCACGTGGACCTCTCCCACAATGTCATCCACCATCTCGTGTCCCACCCTGCTCGGGCCAGCCAGCCCACGCCCACCATTCAGAGCCTGAACCTGGCCTGGAACAGGCTCCGCACTGTGCCTGACCTCCGGGACTTGCCCCTGCGCTATCTGAGCTTGGATGGGAACCCGCTGGCTGCCATTGGCCCAGGGGCCTTCACGGGACTGGCTGACCTGACACACCTGTCGCTGGGAAGCCTGCAGGGTCTCCCTCAACTGGAACCCTATGGTTTCCGTGAGCTACATGGCCTGCAAGTCCTGGACCTGTCGGGCAACCCCAAGCTCAAGTGGGCAGGAGCTGAGGTGTTCTCAGGCCTGGGCTCTCTGCAGGAGCTGGACCTGTCGGGCACAGGCCTGGTGCCCCTGCCCGAGACACTGCTCCTCCACCTCCCAGCGCTACAGAGCGTCAGTGTGGGGCAGGGTATGCAGTGCCGGCGCCTGGTGCGGGAGGGTACCTACCCCCGGCAGCCTGGATCCAACCCCAAGGTGGCCCTGCACTGCATAGACATGGGGGAACAGGCTTCCAGGGGTCCCACCACCTTGTGACAAATGGTACGGCCTGGGGCCACATCACAGACTGCTGCCCTGGTCTGACTCACGTCCTGGGTGATTTGTATGTCGATGTGCCAATGCCAGTGGGGACTCTGCAGGCCTCTGCGGCAGCATCGCTGACAGATAGCTGTGGGCCTGGGACTGACCCCAGGAGCCAAGTCTTGCTCCTTTGTCTGTATTGTCCCCAAACCATAAGCAGAGGGTCTTTGATGCCAAACCAGACGATAGCCTCCTGCTATCCTTCCCCACTCCACCACAAAGTGCCTTCCCTCAAGTCTGGGCCAGCCTGACTGATAGGAGGAAGGTTAGAGGTCAGGTCCATGACTCTGCCCCTTTGGGCCCATGGTCCAGTCACTCAGGAGCATGGGTTTCTTTTGCTCTGGGCACATGAGGCCCACTTTATCCTTTTCTCTGCCCCTAGAACTCTGGGTAGAACTTCAGTTATAAAAAGGACTGAGGAAAAAGTTGAGTCCACCTCCTCATGTGACAGATGGGGGCACTGAGGTCTGGGGAAGGAAAGTTGCTGGTCTGAGGTACCCCTGCGGCAGAGGCATGACTGGACCCATGTCCTGCCTCCCACCGGGCCCCTGTGCACTTTGCTGTCCTCTCTAACTCGTGCCCTCCTGGTCCCCTTTCTGGGCTTCCCTTTGCTGCCACCACCCACATCCTGCCACTTAAGCCCTTTTTCTGTCATCTTGAGAACAGGCAAGGGCCACCAAGGTGGGACTCTGAGCACACTGACCAGCTGTGTTGCACAGGCTGAGTATCTTCACCTTTCAGAGCCTCTAGAAGCTTCAGTCATATCATCCAGTCCCACCTGCCAGTTTCCCACTCTGGGGTGGGGTCCCCTAGCACCAAAACTGGAAACGTACCCATTGATCTTTCAGGCATTGCCTCTAGATGCTCCCCCAAGAGGTGATGTGATCCTGGAGCCCCACCTGGCCACAAGCAAGGAGGGGCCTCCCAGATTCAGCTTGCACTGGCCCAGAGCCCGCAGCCCATCTCACCCCACTGAGTGCAGCGGAAGGAGTCAGGCACTTTGCACGgaattgtatgtgccctgccagggTGGCATCTCAgcttcccagccctgggctctTTCCTTATTGCTCATTTTATACAaattgttgcctttttaatggaCTGCCACTTTCAACCAGCTcccgacccccacccctgctggctGGGGATGGAAAAGTgtcatttgta from the Desmodus rotundus isolate HL8 chromosome 5, HLdesRot8A.1, whole genome shotgun sequence genome contains:
- the TSKU gene encoding tsukushi isoform X1, producing MVFVKRNSHYSSLPRPRSSVEKYHSAACLERMTVREGADKALTLWYLLAKGRRKRAPTMLWPLLLLLAVRGVQTTRPCFPGCQCEVETFGLFDSFSLTRVDCSGLGPHIMPVPIPLDTTHLDLSSNRLETVNESVLAGPGYTTLAGLDLSHNLLTSISPTAFSRLRYLESLDLSHNGLAALPVDSFTSLPLSDVNLSHNRLREVPVSAFTTHSQGRGLHVDLSHNVIHHLVSHPARASQPTPTIQSLNLAWNRLRTVPDLRDLPLRYLSLDGNPLAAIGPGAFTGLADLTHLSLGSLQGLPQLEPYGFRELHGLQVLDLSGNPKLKWAGAEVFSGLGSLQELDLSGTGLVPLPETLLLHLPALQSVSVGQGMQCRRLVREGTYPRQPGSNPKVALHCIDMGEQASRGPTTL
- the TSKU gene encoding tsukushi isoform X2; protein product: MLWPLLLLLAVRGVQTTRPCFPGCQCEVETFGLFDSFSLTRVDCSGLGPHIMPVPIPLDTTHLDLSSNRLETVNESVLAGPGYTTLAGLDLSHNLLTSISPTAFSRLRYLESLDLSHNGLAALPVDSFTSLPLSDVNLSHNRLREVPVSAFTTHSQGRGLHVDLSHNVIHHLVSHPARASQPTPTIQSLNLAWNRLRTVPDLRDLPLRYLSLDGNPLAAIGPGAFTGLADLTHLSLGSLQGLPQLEPYGFRELHGLQVLDLSGNPKLKWAGAEVFSGLGSLQELDLSGTGLVPLPETLLLHLPALQSVSVGQGMQCRRLVREGTYPRQPGSNPKVALHCIDMGEQASRGPTTL